A genome region from Triticum aestivum cultivar Chinese Spring chromosome 2B, IWGSC CS RefSeq v2.1, whole genome shotgun sequence includes the following:
- the LOC123047064 gene encoding protein TIFY 3 — protein sequence MLPMSSPPANPGQLTIFYGGSVCVYDSVPPEKAQAIMLIAAAAAAASKSNGTAAVKPPAMSATNAIQAMLTRSLSLQSTSVANGQPQAVADPGSICKLQADLPIARRHSLQRFLEKRRDRVVSKAPYGAGKPSEGMGASSGMEAVAEGKAQ from the exons ATGTTGCCAATGTCGAGCCCTCCAGCAAATCCAGGACAGCTTACCATTTTTTATGGTGGGTCAGTATGTGTGTATGACTCAGTGCCACCAGAGAAG GCTCAAGCAATCATGCTcattgcagcagcagcagctgcggCCTCAAAAAGCAATGGCACCGCTGCTGTTAAGCCTCCAGCGATGTCTGCGACCAATGCTATCCAAGCCATGCTTACGCGGTCGCTCTCACTTCAGAGCACTTCTGTAGCAAATGGACAACCTCAGGCTGTCGCGGATCCTGGCTCGATTTGCAAGCTTCAGGCTG ATCTTCCCATCGCCAGGAGACACTCCCTTCAGCGCTTCCTGGAGAAGCGCCGTGACAG GGTGGTGAGCAAAGCTCCTTACGGCGCCGGGAAACCGTCCGAAGGCATGGGAGCATCTTCTGGGATGGAAGCGGTTGCGGAGGGCAAGGCCCAGTAA
- the LOC123047063 gene encoding protein FATTY ACID EXPORT 7, which yields MALLATTPLLAPLALSPAPISASQSSLLFLRAPAPALLSLRSASPGARLLAAVASKEPELGGGGSEGGDGAGSGRGGGGGSDPQGGGDEGEEGKMGDGLSMSQKLTLAYAALVGAGGVMGYMKSGSQKSLAAGGISALVLFFVHTQLPVRPVFASAIGLGISAALLSVMGSRFKKSGKIFPAGVVSLLSLVMVGGYAHGIMRSSHA from the exons ATGGCCCTCCTCGCCACGACCCCACTCCTCGCGCCCCTCGCGCTCTCCCCGGCCCCGATCTCCGCCTCCCAGAGCTCCCTCCTCTTCCTgcgcgcccccgcccccgccctccTCTCGCTCCGCTCCGCCTCCCCCGGCGCACGCCTCCTCGCGGCGGTCGCGTCCAAGGAgcccgagctcggcggcggcggatccgaagGCGGTGACGGTGCGGGATCTGGGAGGGGAGGCGGCGGGGGAAGTGACCCGCAGGGAGGCGGGGacgagggggaggaggggaagatgGGGGACGGGCTCTCCATGTCGCAGAAGCTCACCCTCGCCTACGCCGCGCTCGTCGGAG CTGGTGGAGTGATGGGGTACATGAAGAGTGGAAGCCAGAAGTCATTGGCTGCAGGAGGCATATCAGCCCTGGTGCTGTTCTTCGTTCACACTCAACTCCCAGTGAGACCAGTCTTTGCGTCGGCGATCGGGTTAG GTATATCAGCTGCACTGCTGTCAGTCATGGGATCTCGCTTCAAGAAGTCCGGAAAGATATTCCCAGCTGGCGTTGTGTCCCTTCTTTCCTTGGTCATGGTTGGCGGCTACGCCCATGGGATTATGCGTAGCTCGCATGCGTGA